TCAAAATGAATATCGTTATGTGTTAAATAGGATTATAGGCGTTCCAAATTGCGTGGAATGTACTAATGATAAAAAACTAGTGCAGATAGATGATGAAATATATTTAGCAATTAATCGAGATTTTTATGATATGTATTTAGGAAATCTTTCAGATATTTCGGTTATAGTGCCAGTGGATGAAGTGAATGATGCATTAATAATGTATTTTTCTGAAGGAAAAAGTATTTCAGAAATTCAAAAGAAATATCCAATTTAAAATAAAAAATAATCTTTTTTTAAAATTTTAAAGAAAAAAGGGCCATTTATGAAATGGTTGGGGAATTGATTTAATTTAATTAAACCCCAATTTCAAATTCTAATCTAATTTTATCATGAAATATTTTGAGAATTTCTTCTTTTTCAAAACCGATTTCTTCCATTATACAAAGTTCTAACAGTATTTCTAATTTTTTAGTTGCATGGTATATTTCAGAATGGTTTTCAGCCCGCAATGCTGCTTCATGTGATAATCCATTTCTATTATGTGCTACAAATTCAGAAAAATCATGTATTGTATTGTTTCCCCATTGCGGCAAATATTCTTTTAACAATTCTCTTAAACGGTCTGCCAAACTGGGTTCATTACCTCTAAGCTTACCATCTAACCAGCGTTTATATCTGCTATCTTTCATGCTAAATACATCTTTGATTTCTTCTACTCTTGTATTATATTCATCAATTGGTAATCTTTCGTTAATTCTAGTCTGACGATGATATGATTCAAGAGCATAACATAAACTAATGAAATTGTATGCTAAAGGCATGTTAAACTTTTTAGTTGAGAAATATAAGTTAAAAATAGGTTTTAATCGTTTTTCTATTTCAAACCATTTCGTAAATATTGATTCCATATTTTCATGGGAATTATTGAATAACATGTTATCGGAGTTTATTATCTTTTTAGGTGGTTTTTCGTGTAATTCTTCAAGATATATGTCAATATGGGCATCTTTTTCACCTTTTGGAATACTACCTATGATTTCATGAGGATAAACACGACTACCTATCGAAAAAGATAAAAATTTTTCAAAAGACTTAATAATGTCTAAATATTTTGAAAAATTTACAAGATCCCCATTTTCATGTTCAATAATTAATTTAAAATCTATATCTATTGAAAAAGAACAATTTTGAACAAATGATCCATCAAAATGCATGCCAATATAAAATTTAAAATCTTCAAACGTTCCTAAATATAATGGATCAGGTACCTCGCAACTTGCACCATACGTATTTTCAGCACGTATATACTCCAAGTACCCCACAATACAGGACCATTCCCGTAAATTGTAAAATTTTACCATGACTTTTTTAAAATTAAGTTCTTCGCGGTTAGGAAAATACTTCCCATAGTAAACTTTTGTTACATTAAATTTAGCTGTGTTATATCCTAAACCTCTATATTTTAGATTAAGGGGATAGCCTTCCACGGTTAAATATTTACCATCTTCAGTATGCCCTTTTATTAAAATAGGATCTATGATCTGTCCTGGTTGCATTATATTGCTAAAATTCCCCTCAACTTCTATTAAATCCAGAATTTTTTCTGATGAAGTATAGTTTAAAGTCCCATAAACTTCTTTTTTATCACCAGGAATAATCCATTTGCCCCTACATGTTAGTTCTTTCATAAACTCCCCTCGATAAATATAATTAAATTTAATTTAAGGCGGCTAAAATATAAAATTTCCGAAAGGGTTTTTTGTTGAAAATGTGAAAATAATTTTAAAATCTGAACTTTAATTATAAAATATCTTAGTTTTTAAGTCTGGTTGTGAATTTAAACGTCAATAACCGAACAATTCCAAAAAATATAAATACGAACTCTGCAAAGTCTATTAAGTCCTGTTTTTACATATATTGGATTTGTGTGGAAATTAAAGCTGAAAACATTTTAAAATCTATATTCAACCCCCCCTTTAAGCAGGACATGCTTTTTCAGCTTTTTATATTGCTATGTTTAAAAATTGTATTGGCGAGAAATTCGTCAATACCCCCTCATAATGCCTGAACGTAATGTGCCACGTTTGAAGACAAATATTTAGTTTTCTAAAAATTTCTTTTTTTCCATTTTTAACCCGATATATTGGTTTTGGTTACTCTAAATGTTTAAATAAAGTTAATTTCAAAAATTATATTTACCCAAGGTGGGAAAATCTTGGGAAATGGGGAGTTTCTTAGGTCGTAAAAACGGTTTCATACACCACTGAACAGTTCAATTTTTCGGGGGATTGTTGAATTGTTCTATATCCTTAACTTTTTTTAGATTTTTTTTCCAATTTATACGATTAAACGCATTATTGCGGTAAAATAGATTTTAAAAATAAAATTTGTTTATATTTTAATTTAAAAATGATAAAAAAATATCGTATAGTTTTGAAAAAACCCATGCAAATGGTTCCATAGGGGTTCCCACTAATAACGGAAGCATAGCTGATGAAATAGCACCAAGTATGACGATACAAAATATCAATACAATAACAAATTGAATTAGAGTTGTAAATGAAGTTTGGGATTCCATGCGACCACCTTCCCATGTATGTGTAATCTTTATTATTTTTTAATTTTAAGTAGTTTTTCCAATTTTATAACATACCATTTTCTAAATTTGTATGGCGTTTTTTGAAATTTGATGTCGTAACTATTAATCATTAAAACTGCTGTTGCGAACAAAAATATGCAGTAAATCCCTAAAATAGAATTAATTAATTCAGCAGGAATTTTGTCAAAATATTTCACTAAAACACCGAATAGTACCATAAGTACGCCAATACAGCCACTAAAGGCATAGTTTAGATATTCTACAAAAAGATTGTACTGTCCAACATAATTGAAATCAAAATTACTATAATTTTTTGTTTTAATTTTATCAATACATCTATTAAAATTACGCAATGTACACATTATCAGCCTTAAAAGCAAGATATTTAGGACCCAAAGGATAGTTAAAATAATGATTGCTACGTAAAAATATGACCATGTATCTGGATTAGTGCCCAAATAATAAAAATAAATTGTAATGGTACCCGTGTATATGAAAATCATGTATTTAAACTGATTTTCTATCTTTTTTTCAAAATATGTATATAAACCAAATAAACTTTCTCCTTTATTCAAAATTTCCCCTAAACCTACTTTCTTAAGATATTAAGCAGTGTTGAAATCATTCCCAAAATGATCGCCAGATATATGAGCGATGTAATTAATTGAACGAAACTATCGGTACTCATTACGTACATTCCTTCACCATGAGATTAAATGTTATATTAACTTAGACATAACAAAAATATAAAATTTCCTAAATTGATTTTTAAATAAAATCATACTTTAATCAAAACCCAGTAATAAATCATGTAACCAGACTTTCAAAAAACTGTAAAATTTACGTTAAATAACGAATAAATACAAATGTCATTACGACAGTGAAATTTCAAAAAATCTGAAAAAAAGTGGGGCTTATATGTACGGCATTAAGCTATATATCTAGCCTACATTCTTGTTTTTTGTAATTTTTTTAAAAAA
This DNA window, taken from Methanococcus maripaludis, encodes the following:
- a CDS encoding HEPN domain-containing protein, with product MKELTCRGKWIIPGDKKEVYGTLNYTSSEKILDLIEVEGNFSNIMQPGQIIDPILIKGHTEDGKYLTVEGYPLNLKYRGLGYNTAKFNVTKVYYGKYFPNREELNFKKVMVKFYNLREWSCIVGYLEYIRAENTYGASCEVPDPLYLGTFEDFKFYIGMHFDGSFVQNCSFSIDIDFKLIIEHENGDLVNFSKYLDIIKSFEKFLSFSIGSRVYPHEIIGSIPKGEKDAHIDIYLEELHEKPPKKIINSDNMLFNNSHENMESIFTKWFEIEKRLKPIFNLYFSTKKFNMPLAYNFISLCYALESYHRQTRINERLPIDEYNTRVEEIKDVFSMKDSRYKRWLDGKLRGNEPSLADRLRELLKEYLPQWGNNTIHDFSEFVAHNRNGLSHEAALRAENHSEIYHATKKLEILLELCIMEEIGFEKEEILKIFHDKIRLEFEIGV